In one window of Kosmotoga pacifica DNA:
- the smc gene encoding chromosome segregation protein SMC has protein sequence MRLKAVYIRGFKSFAFPTKMNIDAGITAIVGPNGSGKSNIVDAIRWLFGEQSMKSIRADNREDVIFAGSEKNPPANAAEVKLFFETDEGLITVGREVTRDGLSHYLLNNKPARLKDIKELFKGTGVGKELYSIVGQGQVDKVITASPYELRSLIEEAAGTAIYKEKKKEAMSKLAQTEANLERVEDILFELGKQRKSLYLKAKRAEKYLEYQDSLSRLKKHYYGNILRIEKETLKTHETERKRIAEELKTIQKKLIEEEAHWSALRQEFSEMDKEIESFTQLLEEYKKRQNDLLELKEMYSRRLSDKENKLIEVSTKLDSLKEEIEKLGKRKEELKMISDSMIREIEEKENQLRSMEQERDEIVRKYSEKEKDWLKEQERHNTIAKRINRIEAELEKLEGVREDATRRLNLIKSQIDSKSDRFETLKEEIESLASQGRESTEKQKELERNISAAKEQLKSNETELEDLKEKLAQLNDTLRRAQIERTTLEKQQEEYQGFSRAVREIFKRKETFESLIDVVANVVNVPEAFETAISVLLGGHMQDIVVEDANTAKRIVDFLKMNKIGRATLLPLDLLQSNFREDLTVKNHPGFIAFAARAVSVDRKYSIIPEYLFGNAIIVRSLDDAIDIRRKTAFRGRIVSVDGQLLSAGGSITGGYLGDSVRSDLISRKRRIQFLAEKEKTLRRDIQLVQKDIQRRKDDIIELRGYIRVLQEELNEVVSKGAAINRMIHELLKTADALENELEELMKLEEEYTAKLNTSQEKRKELSSEFQDLMKEKSSLEERMSRFSEELKKEKQKLESIQNNIIDSKLYLASLYEKKEQYSKELSELTQRKRDNQEQISILSRELSQLEADSERLRRQVNEQNRELESLKKETQSLFDSIRYQREGKEERFSKLQEVESGINVLKEKREKKRENLHQIELLIQETKMRVEQISRELEGIDVSDIPVLERGEIENIKSELDDVLNKLKFLGTVDLDAIEEYKLVDADYQELSNQKADLEKARQKLIELIDKTDSEARTIFMNTYQKINSSFAKYIQELFEGGEGEIRLMPSEDLLEAGLEISVRRPGRKFQKLQLMSGGEKALVGIALVFALLSIKPSPFYVLDEVDAPLDDFNADRFRRMLQRHAGDTQFLVVTHNKIVMESASVLHGITMTDGVSKIIPVEFNALESIMG, from the coding sequence ATGCGGTTGAAAGCTGTATATATCCGGGGTTTCAAGAGCTTCGCTTTTCCCACAAAAATGAACATCGATGCTGGAATAACTGCCATAGTAGGTCCAAATGGCAGCGGAAAGTCGAACATTGTCGATGCTATAAGATGGCTCTTTGGTGAACAATCGATGAAGAGTATCAGAGCAGACAATCGCGAAGATGTTATCTTTGCTGGTTCGGAGAAGAATCCTCCAGCCAATGCAGCAGAGGTCAAACTCTTTTTTGAAACCGATGAAGGGTTAATCACCGTAGGACGAGAGGTTACCAGAGACGGTCTCTCCCATTATCTATTGAACAACAAACCAGCCAGGTTGAAAGATATCAAGGAACTCTTCAAGGGCACAGGCGTTGGAAAAGAACTCTATTCCATTGTTGGTCAGGGGCAGGTCGATAAGGTGATCACTGCCTCCCCTTATGAACTGAGAAGTCTTATTGAAGAGGCCGCTGGCACGGCGATTTACAAAGAAAAGAAAAAAGAAGCTATGTCCAAACTCGCCCAAACAGAAGCAAATTTGGAAAGGGTGGAGGACATCCTGTTCGAACTCGGTAAGCAGAGAAAATCCCTCTATTTAAAAGCGAAGAGGGCGGAAAAGTACCTTGAATACCAGGATTCATTGTCCAGACTGAAAAAGCATTATTATGGGAATATCCTTCGAATAGAAAAAGAAACCCTGAAAACGCATGAAACTGAGCGAAAGAGAATCGCTGAGGAGCTGAAAACCATCCAGAAGAAGTTGATAGAGGAAGAAGCCCACTGGAGTGCTTTGAGGCAGGAATTTTCTGAGATGGACAAGGAGATTGAGAGTTTCACGCAGTTGCTGGAGGAATATAAAAAACGTCAAAACGACCTACTAGAATTGAAGGAGATGTACTCCCGTAGACTTAGCGATAAGGAAAACAAACTCATTGAGGTTAGTACGAAGCTGGACTCACTGAAAGAAGAAATTGAGAAACTTGGCAAAAGAAAAGAAGAGTTGAAAATGATTAGCGACAGCATGATAAGAGAAATCGAAGAAAAGGAAAACCAGCTTCGCTCAATGGAACAGGAACGCGATGAAATCGTCAGAAAGTACAGTGAAAAAGAAAAGGACTGGCTAAAGGAACAGGAAAGACACAATACCATTGCCAAGAGAATAAACAGGATTGAAGCGGAACTCGAGAAGCTCGAAGGTGTTCGTGAGGATGCCACAAGAAGATTGAACCTGATCAAGTCACAGATCGACTCAAAAAGTGATAGGTTTGAAACCCTCAAAGAGGAAATAGAGAGTCTTGCTTCGCAGGGACGGGAAAGTACAGAAAAACAGAAGGAGCTCGAGAGGAATATAAGTGCAGCTAAGGAACAACTCAAGAGCAACGAAACAGAGTTAGAAGACCTGAAGGAAAAGCTAGCGCAATTGAATGACACCTTGAGAAGAGCGCAGATAGAAAGGACCACTCTCGAGAAGCAGCAAGAAGAGTATCAGGGTTTTTCAAGAGCTGTCCGGGAAATTTTCAAGCGGAAGGAGACCTTTGAAAGTCTCATCGACGTTGTTGCAAATGTTGTTAATGTGCCTGAAGCTTTTGAAACGGCGATATCTGTACTGCTCGGAGGTCATATGCAGGACATCGTCGTCGAGGACGCCAACACCGCCAAGAGAATCGTGGATTTTTTAAAAATGAACAAGATTGGACGGGCAACTCTCCTTCCACTGGACTTGCTGCAGAGCAATTTTCGAGAGGATCTTACTGTTAAAAACCATCCAGGTTTTATTGCATTTGCAGCCAGAGCTGTTAGTGTAGATCGAAAATATTCTATCATCCCAGAATACCTATTTGGTAACGCAATAATAGTCAGGAGCCTGGATGACGCTATCGACATCCGTAGAAAAACAGCATTTCGTGGCAGGATTGTTTCCGTTGATGGCCAGTTACTATCAGCTGGTGGAAGCATAACAGGCGGGTATCTTGGAGATAGTGTTCGTTCTGACTTAATATCGAGAAAAAGGAGAATTCAGTTTCTGGCAGAAAAGGAAAAGACACTTCGGAGAGATATTCAACTGGTACAAAAAGACATTCAAAGGCGTAAAGATGATATCATCGAGCTCAGGGGTTACATCAGAGTTCTCCAGGAAGAACTTAACGAAGTGGTCTCTAAGGGAGCCGCCATAAACAGAATGATCCACGAATTGCTTAAAACCGCAGATGCGCTGGAAAATGAACTTGAAGAACTCATGAAGCTTGAAGAAGAATATACAGCCAAACTCAACACCAGCCAGGAGAAGAGAAAGGAGCTTTCCAGCGAATTTCAGGATCTCATGAAAGAAAAATCGTCCCTTGAAGAACGCATGTCCCGCTTTTCTGAGGAGCTAAAAAAGGAAAAGCAGAAACTGGAAAGCATCCAGAACAACATAATAGATTCGAAACTATACCTCGCTTCGCTATATGAGAAGAAAGAACAGTACTCCAAAGAACTATCAGAGTTAACGCAGAGAAAAAGGGACAACCAAGAGCAGATTTCCATCCTTTCAAGGGAGCTTTCACAGCTGGAGGCAGATTCCGAGAGACTAAGAAGACAGGTCAACGAACAGAACAGAGAGCTCGAGTCTCTAAAGAAGGAGACCCAATCGCTTTTTGATAGCATAAGATACCAGCGAGAGGGTAAAGAAGAGAGGTTCAGCAAGCTGCAAGAGGTTGAAAGCGGTATTAATGTCCTTAAAGAAAAACGAGAAAAGAAACGGGAAAACCTTCATCAGATAGAGCTTCTAATTCAAGAAACAAAAATGCGTGTAGAGCAGATTTCCAGAGAACTTGAAGGCATCGACGTGTCTGACATACCTGTTCTGGAGAGAGGAGAGATCGAGAATATCAAGAGTGAGCTGGATGATGTGTTGAACAAACTGAAATTCCTCGGTACCGTGGATCTCGATGCCATTGAGGAATACAAGCTGGTGGACGCCGATTATCAAGAACTATCAAATCAGAAAGCTGACCTTGAAAAAGCGAGACAAAAACTCATTGAGCTCATAGACAAAACGGACAGTGAAGCAAGAACCATTTTCATGAATACATACCAGAAAATCAACTCGAGCTTTGCGAAATATATCCAGGAACTCTTTGAAGGAGGAGAAGGAGAAATCAGGTTGATGCCTTCCGAAGACCTTCTTGAAGCGGGTTTAGAAATATCGGTAAGACGTCCAGGAAGGAAATTTCAGAAGCTCCAGCTGATGTCAGGAGGTGAAAAGGCGCTGGTCGGTATAGCGCTAGTCTTCGCCCTTTTGAGCATAAAGCCCAGCCCTTTCTATGTTCTCGATGAGGTTGATGCTCCCCTTGATGATTTCAACGCCGACAGATTCAGAAGAATGCTCCAGCGCCACGCTGGTGACACACAATTCCTGGTGGTCACTCACAACAAAATAGTCATGGAATCAGCTAGTGTACTCCATGGTATAACCATGACAGATGGAGTTTCAAAGATAATCCCTGTTGAATTCAACGCTTTAGAATCTATAATGGGATAA
- a CDS encoding NAD(P)/FAD-dependent oxidoreductase: MEHIKTDVLVIGGGAAGMAAALSASREGVMVTLLEREKKTGGVLNQCIHHGFGLQFYRQELTGPEFAHKLQLEMNQHSVNVISESYVRHIDTMRKYVEVLSPDGVFIIQARAIVLSTGARERPFGSLMIPGDRPAGIYTAGLAQRMVNLENTLPGRRALILGSGDIGLIMARRLTLEGMEVLGVVERLPYPGGLTRNVVQCLEDYGIPLHLSHTVVEVRGKKRLERVLLSKVDENFNIIPGTQRWLKIDTLILSAGLIPQVEDLGEGLETDPVNRGFAVSNSCETSVEGIFAAGNNVAVFDLVDYVAAEGWIAGKNAALHARGERRKSPGIPIVRGKNVGVLVPTFIDPSEHLRVYLRLRKPMDRGVVISKELDIETPFNYGTPSEMIQFVINRDKLQGLKKAVKIEVIE; the protein is encoded by the coding sequence ATTGAACATATAAAAACAGACGTGCTAGTCATTGGAGGAGGGGCAGCAGGGATGGCTGCCGCGCTTTCCGCCTCGCGGGAAGGAGTAATGGTAACTCTGCTTGAGAGGGAGAAAAAAACTGGGGGTGTTTTGAATCAGTGTATACACCATGGGTTCGGTCTACAATTCTATCGGCAGGAATTGACAGGACCAGAATTTGCTCACAAATTGCAGCTGGAAATGAATCAGCATTCCGTAAATGTAATCAGTGAATCGTACGTCAGACACATAGACACGATGCGAAAATACGTTGAGGTATTATCACCTGATGGAGTCTTTATAATCCAGGCTCGAGCCATTGTCCTTTCAACGGGAGCACGGGAAAGACCCTTTGGTTCGCTGATGATTCCCGGTGATCGGCCTGCAGGCATATATACAGCGGGCCTGGCACAGAGAATGGTTAACCTTGAAAATACGCTGCCAGGTAGAAGAGCGCTCATACTAGGTTCGGGGGACATTGGACTGATAATGGCGAGAAGGCTCACACTGGAGGGAATGGAGGTTTTGGGTGTTGTGGAGCGCTTACCCTATCCTGGAGGTCTTACTCGTAACGTCGTACAATGCCTTGAGGATTATGGCATACCTCTTCATCTTTCCCATACTGTGGTCGAAGTTCGTGGTAAGAAACGGCTTGAAAGAGTGTTACTTTCAAAGGTGGATGAGAATTTCAATATTATTCCTGGTACGCAAAGATGGCTTAAAATTGATACTTTGATCCTCTCTGCTGGCTTGATTCCACAGGTAGAAGATCTTGGTGAAGGGCTTGAGACGGATCCCGTCAACAGGGGTTTTGCAGTTTCAAACTCCTGTGAAACAAGTGTTGAAGGTATCTTCGCAGCAGGAAACAATGTGGCTGTTTTTGACCTCGTAGACTACGTAGCCGCTGAAGGTTGGATTGCGGGGAAAAATGCTGCCCTACATGCTCGAGGTGAAAGAAGGAAGAGCCCAGGTATACCGATAGTGAGAGGTAAAAATGTGGGAGTGCTTGTTCCAACATTCATAGACCCGTCAGAACATTTGAGAGTCTATCTAAGGTTGCGCAAACCGATGGATAGAGGTGTTGTAATTTCTAAAGAACTGGATATAGAAACACCTTTTAACTATGGCACTCCGAGTGAAATGATCCAGTTCGTAATTAACCGCGATAAATTACAGGGATTAAAGAAAGCTGTAAAAATCGAGGTGATAGAATGA
- a CDS encoding elongator complex protein 3, translating into MNIIPLFLPHAGCKTRCVFCNEYSATGIKKLPEEQELFGTVQRYLSYFKDRKNVELAFYGGTFTGLPVDILERYLKFSSEMITKGFVRAIRFSTSPEEITPEKIAMIKRYPVSLVELGVQSFDESVLRNSSRPHGVEEIYHAAELLREAEIPFGIHLMTGLPSDTVEKDLFSTFETVKLGASTCRIHPTVVLKGTILEEKFKAGKYHPQSLEEAIDVLWKMYVILTSGGVHINRVGLCLYGEEVNNIVAGPYHPALGDLIKSRVALEILKLLSEERNSCKLTLPDDNKIRQFFTGYRKYVVENAKDLGLSIEFSRNAPRVDLGYYIDRLNEIIETRAGVF; encoded by the coding sequence ATGAACATAATTCCTCTTTTCTTGCCTCATGCAGGATGTAAAACACGGTGTGTATTTTGTAACGAATACTCTGCTACAGGTATAAAGAAGCTTCCCGAAGAGCAGGAGCTTTTTGGTACCGTACAGCGATATCTATCCTATTTCAAGGACAGAAAAAATGTTGAACTCGCTTTCTATGGAGGCACATTCACTGGTCTGCCTGTAGACATACTCGAAAGATATCTAAAGTTCTCTTCCGAGATGATCACCAAAGGTTTTGTAAGAGCTATTCGTTTTTCAACTTCTCCTGAAGAGATTACTCCTGAAAAGATAGCAATGATAAAGAGGTATCCCGTTTCTCTTGTGGAGCTTGGAGTTCAGTCTTTTGATGAGAGTGTTCTCAGAAACTCCAGCAGACCTCATGGAGTTGAGGAGATTTACCATGCTGCAGAATTACTTCGGGAAGCAGAAATCCCTTTTGGTATTCACCTTATGACAGGTTTACCTAGTGACACTGTGGAAAAAGATCTCTTCTCTACATTCGAGACGGTAAAACTTGGAGCATCTACATGTCGCATTCACCCAACAGTGGTGCTGAAAGGAACGATCCTCGAAGAAAAATTCAAAGCAGGAAAGTACCATCCTCAGAGTCTTGAAGAAGCCATTGATGTTCTATGGAAGATGTATGTGATACTTACATCAGGAGGCGTTCATATAAACAGAGTGGGACTTTGTCTGTATGGAGAAGAAGTGAATAACATTGTGGCAGGACCATATCATCCTGCCCTCGGTGACCTTATAAAAAGCAGGGTGGCTCTGGAAATATTAAAGCTCCTTTCTGAAGAGAGAAATAGTTGTAAACTAACGCTTCCAGATGACAACAAGATTAGACAGTTTTTCACCGGATACAGAAAATACGTCGTTGAAAACGCGAAAGACCTGGGGTTGAGTATAGAGTTTTCTAGAAATGCTCCTCGTGTTGATCTGGGATACTACATTGACAGATTGAACGAGATTATAGAGACACGTGCGGGGGTGTTTTAA
- a CDS encoding DUF1667 domain-containing protein encodes MKGHITCTVCPVGCKILVTTGENGDHEISGNRCLRGKQYAIDELFSPRRILTTSVKVLFGDTPLVSVKTDSPVEKSRIFEIMEKIKKISVQAPVNVGDVLIQNIDGKGTSLIATRNVEKIDSPLENY; translated from the coding sequence ATGAAAGGACACATAACATGTACTGTATGCCCCGTAGGATGCAAAATTCTTGTTACCACTGGCGAAAACGGTGACCATGAGATAAGCGGGAACCGGTGCCTCCGTGGAAAGCAGTACGCTATCGATGAATTGTTCAGTCCAAGGAGAATTTTAACCACCAGCGTGAAAGTATTGTTTGGAGACACTCCACTGGTTTCTGTGAAAACAGACTCGCCAGTTGAAAAGAGCAGGATATTTGAGATAATGGAAAAAATAAAGAAAATTTCGGTGCAGGCCCCGGTGAATGTTGGCGATGTACTCATACAGAACATTGATGGAAAGGGAACTTCACTTATTGCGACGAGAAATGTCGAAAAAATTGATTCCCCCCTTGAAAACTACTGA